One genomic region from Coleofasciculaceae cyanobacterium encodes:
- a CDS encoding DUF6658 family protein: MKQIHKLTKFFKQLKLNQIATAFLLATVLIVTTACNNGDELGARPNVSPVQLGGQNNPHKAGGDGMAQYKSPVNDSRLNKDKDRASLPGTNYLAAANKSETTYPTDDKHVEGLLYSDNKAESLDSKNDFNSPKNRQELLDPTQIPAKQQTNIDRSDPDNKLLEKVGQMFDDAADFSPN; this comes from the coding sequence ATGAAACAAATACACAAATTAACCAAATTTTTTAAACAACTAAAGCTTAATCAGATTGCTACGGCTTTTTTACTAGCTACAGTCTTGATAGTAACTACGGCCTGTAACAATGGTGATGAGTTAGGTGCGCGTCCTAACGTTTCACCAGTCCAGTTAGGCGGACAGAATAATCCTCATAAAGCAGGTGGAGACGGTATGGCCCAATACAAATCTCCTGTTAACGATTCGAGACTGAACAAAGATAAAGATCGCGCTAGCTTGCCAGGCACAAATTATCTAGCAGCAGCCAATAAAAGCGAAACTACCTATCCTACAGACGACAAACACGTAGAAGGGTTACTCTATTCAGATAACAAAGCTGAATCTTTAGACAGTAAAAATGATTTTAACAGTCCCAAAAACCGGCAAGAATTGTTAGATCCGACGCAAATTCCCGCCAAGCAGCAAACAAACATAGATCGCTCCGATCCTGATAATAAACTTTTAGAAAAAGTCGGACAAATGTTTGATGATGCTGCTGATTTTTCACCTAACTAA
- a CDS encoding glycosyltransferase family 2 protein, whose amino-acid sequence MNPNYLYFLIVNYNSSELVARLIDSFELSSQVDYQTVIVNNSPGEQNIYKLKSERTKIIEATENLGFGKACNLGLTWIYEQNSQAIVWLINPDAYFESDIDQAMSSSDKTSQTEFGVCSRSNLAIAFFHRHPQISILGTTVYNSQGQITSAGGIFTPKTAALATIYSLPKDLKQDYIKTDWVTGCSLLINLANFDRCPQFDPRYFLYYEDLDFCLRYGQQGHQIAVTHLLKVIHDTSSITDRHILSKYQHITHSYLIHLEKYAGLLAFGLTNIRMLLNTLRLLTIEPQQGLGKLFGIYNYWRIRLLK is encoded by the coding sequence GTGAACCCAAATTATTTGTATTTTTTAATCGTCAATTATAATTCCAGTGAACTAGTTGCTCGTCTAATTGATTCTTTTGAGCTTAGTTCTCAAGTTGATTATCAAACAGTTATTGTTAATAATTCTCCTGGCGAGCAAAATATCTATAAATTAAAGAGCGAGCGCACAAAAATAATTGAAGCTACAGAAAATCTTGGTTTTGGTAAGGCCTGTAACTTAGGTTTAACTTGGATTTACGAGCAAAATAGTCAGGCAATTGTTTGGTTGATTAATCCTGATGCCTATTTTGAATCAGATATAGACCAAGCGATGTCTTCTAGCGATAAAACAAGCCAAACCGAGTTTGGGGTTTGCAGTCGCTCTAACTTGGCGATCGCTTTTTTCCATCGTCATCCCCAAATTTCCATTTTAGGCACAACTGTTTATAATTCTCAAGGACAAATTACCTCGGCTGGCGGTATTTTTACGCCTAAGACTGCTGCACTAGCTACTATCTATTCATTACCCAAAGATCTAAAGCAAGACTATATTAAAACAGATTGGGTAACTGGCTGTAGTTTATTAATCAACTTGGCTAATTTCGATCGATGCCCTCAATTCGATCCGCGCTATTTTTTATATTACGAAGATTTGGATTTTTGTCTGCGCTATGGTCAACAGGGACATCAAATCGCCGTAACTCATTTATTAAAAGTGATTCACGATACCTCTTCTATTACCGATCGCCACATCTTGTCAAAGTATCAGCACATCACCCACAGCTATCTAATTCATCTAGAAAAATATGCTGGTTTGCTGGCTTTCGGGCTAACAAATATCCGAATGCTGCTCAACACTTTGAGACTGCTGACGATCGAACCCCAGCAAGGTTTAGGAAAATTATTCGGTATTTATAACTATTGGCGAATTAGATTGCTAAAGTAA
- a CDS encoding response regulator: MATKRLLLIDDNEDNRTLVEFALGNNPDWEVLTAANAIEGITKAEMERPDVILLDFIMPDIDGMTVCEILKKNLFTCSIPVIFMTAMTQEKVLARLEDTLAEGIIIKPFDVITLDTQIIKLCSFSLVS; this comes from the coding sequence ATGGCTACTAAACGGCTTTTGCTTATTGACGATAATGAAGATAACCGAACTCTGGTCGAGTTTGCTCTAGGGAATAACCCAGACTGGGAAGTATTGACTGCTGCAAATGCGATAGAAGGCATTACCAAAGCGGAAATGGAAAGACCAGATGTAATTCTTTTAGATTTTATTATGCCTGACATAGACGGAATGACTGTCTGTGAAATCCTCAAGAAGAATCTATTTACCTGTTCGATTCCCGTCATTTTTATGACAGCGATGACTCAAGAAAAAGTCCTCGCTCGCTTGGAAGATACATTGGCTGAAGGGATAATCATCAAGCCTTTTGATGTTATTACTTTGGATACTCAAATTATAAAACTCTGTAGTTTTAGCTTAGTTAGCTAA
- a CDS encoding orange carotenoid protein N-terminal domain-containing protein, translating to MQKAPLAGKDRTEFATYKEYSSNQKLFFWYCLAQEMEQGNAVQVPNDYRLSPDAQQLLDAVRKFKFSQKLVFIRDVVGLGAAQTLQSNV from the coding sequence GTGCAAAAAGCTCCGCTCGCTGGTAAAGATAGAACAGAATTTGCAACCTATAAAGAATATTCTTCCAATCAAAAACTCTTTTTCTGGTATTGTCTGGCTCAAGAAATGGAACAGGGGAATGCAGTACAAGTACCCAATGACTATCGCTTATCTCCCGACGCACAGCAGCTATTAGATGCCGTTAGAAAATTCAAATTTTCTCAAAAGTTGGTTTTCATTAGGGATGTAGTCGGTCTTGGTGCCGCCCAAACTTTGCAAAGCAATGTTTAA
- a CDS encoding carotenoid oxygenase family protein — MKTEAHSENQSKTKPYNIEDWQGANKAFKAELDYPIEDIEGEIPPELTGTLYRNVPAMLDVNGQRLHHPFDADGNICAISFESGKAHFRNRYVRTEGYLAEQQAGKILHRGVFGTEKVGGWLNNALDFKLKNVANTNVVYWGGQLLALWEASHPHSLDPHTLETQGIATFNGVLSEGTPFSAHPAIDPGGEGREPRLVNFGLKVGLSTTVSIYELNLAGEIVEQHQHSIPGFTFVHDFAITPNYCLLFQNPLLFNPIPFALGLKGAAECIKFLSDKPTKIWLIPRDSSQPVQQLEIESGFIFHHANAFEQGDEIIVDSVSYQDFPALDHELDYNNVRFESVPPGQLWRYRLNLKTKATERRLLDSRTVDFPYIHPNYIGKQHRWIYIGAVHQPEGNAPLQAILKIDPASGEQQIWSAAPKGFVGEPVFVPRPNGTQEDDGWVLTIVYDAASDRSDVVILDGKNLNSEPLAKLHLKHHLPYGLHGSFVSY, encoded by the coding sequence ATGAAAACCGAAGCACATTCTGAAAATCAATCTAAAACTAAACCTTATAATATTGAAGATTGGCAAGGGGCTAATAAAGCTTTTAAAGCTGAATTAGATTATCCCATTGAAGATATCGAAGGCGAAATTCCCCCTGAATTAACGGGTACTTTATATCGCAACGTTCCAGCAATGTTGGATGTTAACGGACAAAGATTACATCATCCTTTTGATGCCGATGGTAATATCTGTGCCATTTCTTTTGAGTCAGGCAAGGCTCATTTTCGCAATCGCTATGTGCGGACAGAAGGATATCTCGCCGAACAACAGGCAGGTAAAATTCTCCATCGTGGCGTATTTGGTACGGAAAAAGTAGGAGGATGGTTAAACAACGCCTTGGACTTTAAGCTGAAAAATGTTGCCAACACTAACGTTGTTTATTGGGGCGGTCAATTATTGGCACTATGGGAAGCTTCTCATCCTCATAGTCTCGATCCTCATACTTTAGAAACTCAGGGTATTGCGACTTTTAATGGCGTATTGTCTGAGGGTACACCTTTTTCGGCTCATCCCGCGATCGATCCTGGTGGCGAGGGGAGAGAACCCCGTTTAGTTAACTTTGGTTTAAAGGTTGGTTTATCTACCACTGTCTCGATTTATGAACTAAATTTGGCAGGGGAAATTGTCGAACAGCATCAGCATTCCATTCCAGGATTCACCTTTGTTCACGACTTCGCGATTACCCCCAACTATTGCCTACTGTTTCAAAACCCCTTGTTATTTAATCCCATTCCTTTTGCTTTGGGTTTGAAGGGTGCAGCCGAATGTATTAAGTTTTTGTCTGATAAACCGACTAAAATTTGGTTAATTCCCAGAGACTCCTCTCAACCGGTGCAGCAGTTAGAGATCGAATCTGGCTTTATTTTCCATCATGCCAATGCTTTTGAACAAGGAGACGAAATCATCGTCGATTCAGTTTCTTATCAAGACTTTCCTGCACTAGATCACGAACTAGACTATAACAATGTGCGTTTTGAATCTGTTCCCCCAGGACAACTGTGGCGTTATCGTCTTAACCTTAAAACTAAAGCCACCGAACGACGTTTGCTCGATTCTCGTACCGTAGACTTCCCTTATATCCATCCTAATTATATTGGCAAACAGCATCGCTGGATTTATATCGGTGCAGTCCATCAGCCAGAAGGTAACGCACCCTTACAGGCAATTCTCAAGATCGATCCCGCATCTGGCGAACAACAAATATGGAGTGCTGCGCCCAAAGGGTTTGTTGGCGAACCCGTTTTTGTCCCCCGTCCCAATGGCACTCAAGAAGATGATGGTTGGGTACTAACAATAGTTTACGACGCTGCGAGCGATCGCAGTGATGTAGTTATTCTCGATGGCAAAAATCTTAACTCTGAACCTCTAGCAAAACTCCATTTAAAGCATCATCTGCCCTATGGATTGCACGGTAGTTTTGTTAGCTATTAG
- a CDS encoding type 1 glutamine amidotransferase domain-containing protein, giving the protein MSQELQGKNIAILVTNGFEQVEMTEPRQAFIDAGASTYIISSAGEQVQGWNHFDKADHFQVDVPLDKVNPDSYDALLLPGGVANPDQLRTESRAVQFVRAFFNVEKPVAAICHGPWTLIEAEAVKGRKVTSWPSLRTDLENAGASWVDEQVVVDGNLLTSRNPDDIPAFIEAAIALFARQEAKL; this is encoded by the coding sequence ATGTCACAAGAATTACAGGGTAAAAACATTGCCATTTTGGTTACCAATGGTTTTGAACAAGTCGAGATGACCGAACCTCGTCAAGCATTTATTGATGCGGGGGCAAGTACTTATATTATTTCTTCGGCGGGAGAACAGGTACAGGGTTGGAATCACTTTGATAAAGCCGATCATTTTCAGGTCGATGTACCTTTAGATAAAGTAAATCCTGATAGTTACGACGCTTTACTGCTTCCTGGTGGCGTTGCTAATCCAGACCAGTTAAGAACTGAGAGTCGAGCAGTTCAGTTTGTCAGAGCCTTTTTTAACGTTGAAAAACCCGTTGCTGCGATCTGCCATGGACCTTGGACTTTGATCGAAGCCGAAGCTGTCAAAGGACGCAAAGTTACATCATGGCCTTCTTTAAGAACTGACTTAGAAAACGCTGGCGCAAGTTGGGTTGATGAACAAGTAGTAGTAGACGGCAATTTGCTTACTAGTCGTAACCCCGACGATATTCCCGCATTTATTGAAGCGGCGATCGCTTTATTTGCCAGACAGGAAGCCAAGCTTTAG
- a CDS encoding UPF0182 family protein produces MQLRHKAIATLVLIGIVGLTLVSTLVHLLTESWWFDATGFAEVFWTRITWQIAIWAATLAIFSLFLWFNYWLANRLTRDRSFGFLTDTALEPYTKTISRLCAFVLIFIVAIGAAGDSAKFWSTSLKFINATDYNRFEPIYGKDVGFYLFKLPFYEGLQTWLFTLLVSGLIIAIAVYLLKGAISLNFTIPNLQRQGLTAQKLRLERQWQNNFQGKQKVHIISLLAAISITMAIDFWLKRYDLLYASNGVVWGAGYTDTHARLFSYWVMSIGALMLGIFLILAVWLRRTMLPIYGIAAYLLILFLVNGVYPELQQRFSVEPNELDKELPYIKNSLEFTREAYSLEAINTQNYPVVNNLTAEVLQQQQGTIQNIRLWDYRPLLSTYRQLQEIRPYYQFNDVDIDRYTLDGNYRQLMLSPRELNYERVPQRAKTWVNQRLKYTHGYGLVMSPVNRVTPDGLPVLFIKNIPPVSEVDVEVKAPAIYYGEATDDYIFTGTTTQEFDYPQGDENAFTNYDGAGGVPIPNWGRKLAYAYDFSSLKILISNYFTADSRIHYYRQIKERVSHVAPFLQLDRDPYITLIDGRLQWIIDAYTKSDRFPYSEPVEPGINYIRNSVKVLVDAKDGTMQFFVVDENEPILATYRKIFPSLFQSQSSIPPQVKDHFRYPLDLFKYQAQMYLAYHMNDPQVFYNREDLWRFATENYEGNQQAIEPYYQIMNLPGESKEEFMLILPFTPVNKDNMIAWMAARSDGDNYGKMLLYEFPKQKLIYGPFQIEARVDQNPDVSQQLTLWSQKGSRVIRGDLLVIPIDGSLLYVEPVYLRAEQGELPELRRVIVAYNNELVMRPTLEEALTALFGNETSPQIAPPSTPINADSNLIQQAADAFERAETAQREGNWAEYGRYQQQLKQIIQQLQE; encoded by the coding sequence ATGCAACTTCGACATAAAGCGATCGCCACCCTGGTTCTTATCGGAATAGTCGGTTTAACCCTTGTATCTACCCTGGTTCATTTACTGACTGAATCCTGGTGGTTTGATGCGACGGGTTTCGCGGAGGTTTTTTGGACGAGAATTACCTGGCAGATCGCGATCTGGGCTGCTACTTTGGCTATTTTTAGTTTGTTTCTCTGGTTCAACTATTGGTTGGCTAATCGCTTAACCCGCGATCGCTCTTTTGGCTTTTTAACGGATACAGCACTAGAGCCATATACTAAAACTATCTCCAGACTGTGCGCCTTCGTGCTTATTTTTATCGTTGCCATTGGTGCTGCGGGTGATAGTGCTAAATTTTGGTCAACGAGTCTTAAGTTTATCAACGCCACAGACTATAACCGTTTCGAGCCGATTTACGGTAAAGATGTGGGATTTTATTTGTTTAAACTGCCCTTTTACGAAGGTTTGCAGACTTGGTTGTTTACTTTATTAGTCTCGGGGTTAATAATTGCGATCGCCGTTTATCTGCTCAAGGGTGCAATTAGCTTAAACTTTACCATACCAAATCTACAAAGACAGGGACTTACGGCACAAAAGCTCAGATTAGAACGTCAGTGGCAAAATAATTTCCAGGGTAAACAAAAAGTTCATATTATCTCGTTATTGGCTGCGATCTCTATAACCATGGCGATCGACTTTTGGCTCAAGCGTTATGATTTGCTTTATGCCTCCAATGGAGTGGTTTGGGGTGCAGGCTATACCGATACTCACGCTAGGTTATTTTCCTATTGGGTGATGAGTATCGGCGCGTTAATGTTAGGGATATTTTTAATCCTGGCGGTATGGTTACGTCGCACAATGTTACCGATTTATGGCATTGCTGCATATCTGTTAATTCTATTTTTGGTTAATGGCGTTTATCCCGAATTGCAGCAGCGGTTTAGCGTTGAACCCAATGAACTCGACAAGGAACTGCCCTATATCAAGAATAGTTTAGAATTTACGAGAGAAGCCTACAGCCTAGAGGCAATTAATACCCAGAATTATCCTGTCGTCAATAACTTAACCGCCGAGGTTCTTCAACAGCAACAAGGTACGATCCAAAATATTCGTCTGTGGGACTATCGCCCACTGCTGAGTACCTACCGTCAACTGCAAGAAATTCGCCCCTATTATCAATTTAACGACGTTGATATCGATCGCTACACTCTTGATGGCAACTACCGTCAGCTAATGCTGTCGCCACGCGAATTAAACTACGAACGAGTTCCTCAAAGAGCCAAAACCTGGGTCAACCAGCGTCTTAAGTATACTCACGGTTATGGACTGGTAATGAGTCCTGTCAATCGAGTTACCCCTGATGGCTTACCCGTATTATTTATAAAAAACATTCCTCCCGTCTCTGAGGTAGATGTAGAAGTTAAAGCCCCCGCGATCTATTATGGAGAAGCAACAGACGACTACATCTTTACAGGTACTACTACTCAAGAGTTTGACTATCCCCAGGGTGACGAAAATGCCTTTACCAACTATGATGGTGCAGGGGGTGTCCCAATACCTAATTGGGGGCGGAAACTGGCTTATGCCTATGATTTTAGTAGCTTAAAGATTTTAATTTCTAATTATTTTACTGCTGATTCTCGCATCCATTATTATCGCCAGATTAAAGAGCGTGTAAGTCATGTAGCTCCTTTCTTGCAGCTCGATCGCGACCCCTATATTACTTTGATTGATGGCAGGTTGCAGTGGATAATTGATGCTTATACCAAGAGCGATCGCTTCCCCTATTCTGAACCAGTCGAGCCAGGAATTAACTATATTCGCAATTCCGTTAAGGTTTTAGTAGATGCCAAAGATGGAACAATGCAGTTTTTTGTCGTTGACGAGAATGAACCTATTTTGGCTACATATCGCAAAATATTTCCCAGTCTCTTCCAAAGTCAATCCAGCATTCCTCCCCAAGTCAAAGATCATTTCCGCTATCCTTTGGATTTATTTAAATACCAGGCGCAGATGTATCTGGCGTACCATATGAACGATCCTCAAGTATTCTATAATCGCGAGGATCTCTGGCGTTTTGCTACCGAAAACTACGAAGGAAATCAACAGGCGATCGAACCCTACTATCAAATCATGAATCTGCCAGGGGAATCAAAAGAAGAATTTATGCTGATTTTGCCCTTTACTCCCGTCAACAAGGATAATATGATTGCCTGGATGGCTGCCCGTTCAGATGGCGATAATTACGGCAAAATGTTGCTGTATGAATTTCCCAAACAAAAGCTAATTTATGGTCCATTCCAAATTGAAGCCCGAGTTGACCAAAATCCCGACGTTTCTCAACAGCTAACTCTTTGGAGTCAAAAAGGTTCGCGGGTTATTCGCGGCGATCTGTTGGTAATTCCCATCGATGGTTCATTGCTGTATGTCGAACCAGTTTATTTGCGCGCCGAACAAGGAGAACTGCCAGAGTTAAGACGAGTCATTGTCGCTTACAACAACGAATTAGTGATGCGTCCCACGCTTGAAGAGGCCTTAACCGCACTATTTGGCAATGAGACATCGCCCCAGATAGCACCACCATCCACCCCGATAAATGCCGATTCTAATTTAATTCAACAGGCGGCAGATGCTTTTGAGAGAGCAGAAACAGCACAGCGCGAGGGTAATTGGGCAGAATATGGTCGCTACCAGCAACAGCTCAAACAAATAATTCAACAGCTACAGGAATAA
- a CDS encoding SDR family oxidoreductase, with translation MRRFEDKVAIVTGAGTGIGEAIAHKLAKEGAKVVVNGLPDDPVNDVVASINDYGGEAIAFGGDISESEQASECVKIAIDRYGKLDILVNNAGVFLAVAETQDYPLEAFDRTLRMNLRSAFLMTKFALPHLQKNRGNIVCTGSEAGFNGLAENTPYGGTKGWMHSFVKGVAVEQAKYGVRANCFCPGAIDTAWTHKETGPMDAQMEKMLINATPMARRGTPEEMANVCAFLASDEASYVTGALWLADGGVTVGKGGVGEQTPEELRDLPQGELRLDHSQEGLDNKETQTII, from the coding sequence ATGAGACGTTTTGAAGATAAAGTGGCAATTGTAACGGGTGCTGGTACGGGTATTGGCGAGGCGATCGCTCATAAGCTAGCTAAAGAAGGGGCAAAGGTAGTAGTCAACGGTTTGCCAGACGATCCTGTAAATGATGTAGTTGCTTCAATCAATGATTATGGTGGCGAAGCGATCGCTTTTGGTGGAGATATTTCCGAATCAGAACAGGCTTCCGAATGCGTTAAAATTGCCATCGATCGCTATGGTAAGTTAGACATTTTAGTTAACAATGCAGGAGTATTTCTGGCAGTAGCTGAAACCCAAGACTATCCACTTGAAGCCTTCGATCGCACTCTAAGAATGAACTTGCGATCGGCTTTTTTAATGACTAAATTTGCTTTACCTCATCTGCAAAAAAATCGAGGCAATATTGTCTGTACGGGTTCGGAAGCGGGTTTTAATGGCTTGGCGGAAAATACGCCCTATGGCGGTACAAAAGGCTGGATGCACTCGTTTGTTAAGGGAGTAGCGGTAGAACAGGCAAAATATGGGGTGCGGGCTAACTGTTTTTGCCCAGGGGCAATCGATACAGCTTGGACACATAAAGAAACAGGACCGATGGATGCCCAAATGGAAAAAATGTTAATTAATGCTACGCCGATGGCAAGAAGGGGGACACCAGAAGAAATGGCAAACGTCTGTGCTTTTTTGGCTTCGGATGAAGCAAGTTACGTCACGGGGGCATTGTGGCTGGCAGATGGCGGGGTTACTGTAGGTAAAGGTGGAGTCGGCGAACAAACACCCGAAGAACTACGTGACCTACCTCAAGGCGAATTACGTTTGGATCATTCCCAAGAAGGGTTAGATAATAAAGAAACACAGACAATTATCTAA
- a CDS encoding Crp/Fnr family transcriptional regulator, with the protein MFQEQSSCVNHILLALPAREYQRLEPYLRPIPLNSGTVLYHADQPIDTIYFPKKALISLVSTLENGMTTETGIVGRTGIIGLPFILGRNRSYNRAMVQVPDGAMKISAQVVKNEFKRGEELQRLLLLYTEARLREVSQLAVCNRNHTIEERLARWLLTVQDLIEGDELPLTQEFIGNMLGVRRSGVTITAGTLQRAGMIRYARGKITILDREALEHTSCECYQLFHENYYGQ; encoded by the coding sequence ATGTTTCAAGAACAATCAAGTTGTGTTAATCATATTCTGTTAGCTTTACCTGCAAGAGAATACCAACGTTTAGAGCCTTACCTAAGGCCTATTCCTCTTAATTCTGGAACAGTTCTCTACCATGCAGATCAGCCAATTGATACAATTTATTTTCCCAAGAAAGCCTTAATTTCCTTAGTTAGTACCCTAGAAAATGGTATGACCACTGAAACTGGTATTGTTGGCAGAACGGGAATTATCGGTCTTCCATTTATTCTAGGCAGGAACCGCAGCTATAATCGCGCCATGGTTCAGGTACCAGATGGGGCAATGAAAATTTCGGCTCAGGTTGTGAAAAATGAGTTTAAGCGGGGAGAAGAACTGCAAAGGCTATTGCTGCTCTACACTGAAGCCAGACTCAGAGAGGTTTCTCAATTAGCAGTTTGCAATCGCAATCATACAATTGAAGAAAGGCTTGCCCGTTGGCTGCTGACGGTTCAAGATTTAATTGAAGGTGACGAGCTTCCTTTGACTCAAGAGTTTATTGGTAATATGCTGGGAGTTCGCCGTTCGGGCGTGACCATAACCGCAGGTACATTACAGCGAGCGGGAATGATTCGTTATGCCCGTGGTAAAATTACCATTTTAGACCGAGAAGCTTTGGAACATACTTCCTGCGAATGCTATCAGCTTTTTCACGAAAACTATTATGGGCAATAA
- a CDS encoding glutathione S-transferase family protein, whose product MATGMMIDGKWKAEGYEKDQKGRFQRNPTTFRDRITADGSGFPAVGDRYHLYVSYACPWAHRTLIMRNLKGLSDAISISAVDPLMAENGWSFSDFRGTIPDTVNQTKYLREVYAIADPNYTGRVTVPILWDKKTATIVNNESREIIRMFDTEFADIAKNEVDLYPESIQAEIDQAIDDIYEPINNGVYKAGFAKSQEAYEEAVQELFAALDYWEYILAQQDYLCGASLTEADICMFTTLYRFDAVYYVHFKCNLRHIWDYPNLWNYLTRIYQHPGVKETCNLEHIKLHYYQSHPHINPSGIVPYGPLIKFE is encoded by the coding sequence ATGGCTACGGGAATGATGATCGATGGGAAATGGAAAGCCGAAGGTTACGAAAAAGATCAAAAAGGGCGTTTCCAGCGAAATCCGACCACCTTTCGCGATCGCATTACTGCTGATGGAAGTGGTTTTCCTGCGGTTGGCGATCGCTACCATCTTTATGTATCCTATGCCTGTCCCTGGGCGCACCGTACGCTAATTATGCGCAATTTAAAGGGCTTGAGCGATGCTATTAGTATTTCAGCAGTCGATCCTTTAATGGCAGAAAACGGTTGGTCATTTTCAGATTTTCGGGGGACAATTCCCGATACTGTCAACCAGACTAAGTATTTAAGAGAAGTATATGCGATCGCCGACCCCAACTATACAGGCAGGGTTACAGTACCGATTTTATGGGATAAAAAAACCGCAACTATTGTTAATAACGAATCCCGCGAAATTATCCGTATGTTCGATACTGAGTTTGCCGATATAGCAAAAAATGAAGTCGATTTATATCCCGAATCAATACAAGCAGAAATCGACCAGGCGATCGACGATATTTACGAGCCAATTAATAACGGGGTTTATAAAGCAGGATTTGCTAAATCTCAAGAGGCTTATGAAGAAGCAGTTCAAGAATTATTTGCTGCCTTAGATTATTGGGAATACATCTTAGCGCAACAAGACTATCTTTGTGGGGCGAGTTTGACCGAGGCCGATATTTGTATGTTTACTACCCTATATCGTTTTGATGCAGTTTATTACGTGCATTTTAAATGCAACTTACGTCATATCTGGGATTATCCTAACTTATGGAATTATTTAACCAGAATTTATCAGCATCCTGGAGTAAAAGAAACCTGTAATTTAGAACATATTAAACTGCATTATTATCAAAGCCATCCCCACATAAATCCTAGCGGGATTGTTCCTTATGGACCTCTGATAAAATTTGAGTAA
- a CDS encoding alpha/beta hydrolase produces the protein MIPDSSYGQWTRKQIDFNGFSLSYLEGGKKSYSGDPVLFIHGWSISTEPYQDSLNALAQKYWVIVPDSPGSGRSQCALSLLSYQTYANCIVQLIERLNLDRFKLIGHSFGGGVALALAAAIPDQVSSLIVINSTGMPLISIPDLIQRRFAELPQQIAQLRWTICLKIIQAFGYNSIFHGQHLIEGAQIALYEDIRPWLKNIKSPCLVLWGERDYFTPIEIGYCIVEAVANSKLQIVPGRYHEWCIMQPETFAAIASKFFNQVELETQISYESSK, from the coding sequence ATGATTCCAGATTCCAGCTATGGTCAATGGACGCGAAAACAAATAGATTTTAATGGCTTTAGTCTTTCTTATCTAGAAGGGGGCAAAAAATCATATTCTGGCGATCCTGTTTTGTTTATACATGGCTGGAGTATATCTACAGAGCCATATCAAGACAGTTTAAACGCTTTGGCGCAAAAATATTGGGTTATCGTGCCAGATTCACCTGGTTCTGGGCGATCGCAATGCGCTCTCTCTTTGCTCAGCTATCAAACTTATGCGAACTGCATTGTACAACTGATCGAGCGGTTGAACTTAGACCGCTTTAAACTAATCGGACATTCCTTTGGAGGCGGAGTTGCTTTGGCATTGGCTGCTGCTATTCCCGACCAAGTTAGTAGCCTAATAGTAATTAACAGTACAGGAATGCCTTTAATTTCTATACCTGACCTGATTCAAAGAAGATTTGCCGAACTACCTCAACAAATAGCTCAATTACGCTGGACAATCTGTTTAAAAATTATTCAAGCTTTTGGGTATAACTCAATCTTTCATGGACAACACTTAATTGAAGGGGCGCAAATTGCTCTCTATGAAGATATTAGACCGTGGCTAAAAAATATTAAATCCCCTTGTTTAGTTCTGTGGGGAGAACGAGATTACTTTACACCTATAGAAATTGGCTATTGCATAGTAGAAGCAGTTGCTAACTCCAAATTACAGATTGTTCCAGGTAGATATCACGAATGGTGCATAATGCAGCCAGAAACTTTTGCAGCGATCGCATCTAAGTTTTTCAACCAAGTAGAATTAGAAACTCAAATCAGCTATGAATCAAGCAAATAA